From the genome of Primulina eburnea isolate SZY01 chromosome 12, ASM2296580v1, whole genome shotgun sequence, one region includes:
- the LOC140807216 gene encoding calcium-dependent lipid-binding protein-like isoform X2 — protein sequence MVLQSASSASPLNSCDFSQKSLVLPSISQSHRKRRERIVLIKNARWVLRQAQACINGGNAQHHHLGAATLRGANNIVLKRFSDGRDLDYASLSRFDGSSNYYNSAFGQDPIVDKLRSQLGVIHAIPSPTQINSSIFGLFAFFFFVGVGFDKLWTSRKRNSGSKPENWPQVPTTLSMLLEKDLQRKESVEWVNMVLGKLWKVYRSELENWIIGLLQPVIDNLKKPDYVRRVEIKQFSLGDEPLSVRSVERRTSRRDNDLQYLIGLRYTGGARMLLSVSLKFGIIPIVVPIRVRDFDIDGELWVKLRLIPTEPWVGAVSWAFASLPRIKFELSPFRLFNLMAIPVLSMFLTKLLTVDLPQLFVRPKKIVLDFEKGKAVGPVPNDSKSGEIKERINNFAGELSVTLLDAHKLSYIFYGKTDPYVILRLGDQVIRSKRNSLTTVIGPPGEPIWNQDFHMLVTNPRKEKLCIEVKDTLGITDLTVGTGEVDLASLKDTVPADRIVVLRGWGLFGKGSAGEILLRLTYKAYVEDDEDERLEKVFIDTGASNYEFSDSDESYAAMSEPRKDSLMDVLSALMLSEEFQGIMTSETVNTKSSDAGTGSDTPDMNGLAVGSIPQSSGSNTGSSRGTQNESPYSIFRSYFERHLSVA from the exons ATGGTTTTGCAGTCGGCTTCCAGTGCTTCACCTCTCAACTCCTGTGATTTCTCACAGAAAAGCCTCGTCTTACCTTCAATTTCCCAGTCACACCGCAAGAGGCGAGAGAGAATAGTTCTAATTAAAAATGCAAGATGGGTTCTCCGTCAAGCTCAAGCCTGCATCAATGGCGGGAATGCCCAGCACCACCATTTGGGTGCAGCCACCCTAAGGGGCGCCAATAACATCGTCTTGAAGAGATTTTCTGATGGCCGAGACTTGGATTATGCTTCTTTATCCAGGTTTGATGGCAGTAGTAACTACTATAATTCAGCTTTTGGGCAAGATCCTATTGTAGATAAGTTGAGGAGTCAACTGGGGGTGATTCACGCTATTCCCTCTCCAACTCAGATAAACAGTTCCATTTTTGGTCTATTTGCCTTCTTCTTTTTTGTGGGAGTTGGTTTTGATAAGCTGTGGACCTCAAGAAAGAGGAACAGTGGCAGCAAGCCAGAGAATTGGCCGCAGGTGCCGACTACCCTGTCAATGCTTCTTGAGAAGGATTTGCAGAGGAAAGAGTCGGTAGAGTGGGTGAACATGGTGTTGGGGAAGCTTTGGAAAGTTTATAGGAGTGAGCTTGAGAATTGGATCATTGGTCTGCTGCAGCCAGTCATTGACAATCTCAAGAAACCAGATTATGTGCGGAGGGTTGAGATCAAGCAGTTCTCATTGGGTGATGAACCATTGTCTGTTCGGAGCGTGGAGCGCCGGACTTCTCGTCGTGATAATGACTTGCA GTATCTGATAGGCCTCCGCTACACTGGTGGTGCACGTATGCTCTTAAGTGTGTCACTTAAATTCGGAATAATTCCCATTGTTGTGCCAATTAGAGTGAGAGACTTCGACATAGATGGTGAATTGTGGGTCAAGCTACGATTGATTCCAACAGAGCCTTGGGTGGGGGCTGTTTCTTGGGCCTTTGCTTCTCTTCCAAGAATAAAGTTCGAGTTGTCACCGTTTCGCTTGTTCAACCTAATGG CAATTCCTGTCCTCTCAAT GTTTTTGACGAAACTGCTCACTGTGGATTTGCCTCAGCTATTTGTGCGACCAAAAAAGATTGTTCTTGATTTTGAGAAGGGAAAAGCTGTTGGGCCTGTTCCAAATGATTCAAAATCTGGAGAAATTAAAGAGAGAATTAATAACTTCGCTGGAGAATTGTCAGTGACTCTTCTAGATGCACACAAACTCTCTTACATATTCTATG GCAAAACAGACCCATATGTAATTTTAAGATTGGGAGATCAAGTAATACGAAGTAAGAGAAACAGCCTAACTACTGTCATTGGACCTCCTGGAGAGCCAATTTGGAATCAA GATTTTCATATGTTAGTTACAAACCCTAGGAAAGAAAAACTATGCATTGAAGTAAAGGACACCCTCGGAATCACAGATTTGACAGTTGGTACTGGAGAG GTTGACCTTGCATCACTGAAAGATACTGTTCCAGCAGACAGGATAGTGGTACTCCGAGGTTGGGGTCTGTTTGGAAAGGGGTCAGCTGGAGAAATTTTACTGCGATTGACTTACAAAGCATACGTTGAGGATGATGAAGATGAAAGGCTTGAGAAAGTCTTCATAGATACAGGGGCATCAAACTATGAGTTTTCTGATTCTGATGAATCATATGCTGCGATGTCTGAGCCGCGTAAAGATTCTTTAATGGATGTTCTATCAGCACTAATGTTAAGTGAGGAATTTCAAGGGATAATGACATCTGAAACAGTAAATACCAAGTCATCAGATGCTGGCACAGGTAGTGATACTCCAGACATGAATGGGCTTGCTGTTGGATCCATCCCACAAAGTTCTGGAAGTAATACCGGCAGTTCTAGAG GAACCCAAAATGAAAGCCCATATTCAATCTTCAGATCATATTTTGAAAG GCATTTAAGTGTTGCGTAG
- the LOC140807216 gene encoding uncharacterized protein PYUK71.03c-like isoform X1, translating to MVLQSASSASPLNSCDFSQKSLVLPSISQSHRKRRERIVLIKNARWVLRQAQACINGGNAQHHHLGAATLRGANNIVLKRFSDGRDLDYASLSRFDGSSNYYNSAFGQDPIVDKLRSQLGVIHAIPSPTQINSSIFGLFAFFFFVGVGFDKLWTSRKRNSGSKPENWPQVPTTLSMLLEKDLQRKESVEWVNMVLGKLWKVYRSELENWIIGLLQPVIDNLKKPDYVRRVEIKQFSLGDEPLSVRSVERRTSRRDNDLQYLIGLRYTGGARMLLSVSLKFGIIPIVVPIRVRDFDIDGELWVKLRLIPTEPWVGAVSWAFASLPRIKFELSPFRLFNLMAIPVLSMFLTKLLTVDLPQLFVRPKKIVLDFEKGKAVGPVPNDSKSGEIKERINNFAGELSVTLLDAHKLSYIFYGKTDPYVILRLGDQVIRSKRNSLTTVIGPPGEPIWNQDFHMLVTNPRKEKLCIEVKDTLGITDLTVGTGEVDLASLKDTVPADRIVVLRGWGLFGKGSAGEILLRLTYKAYVEDDEDERLEKVFIDTGASNYEFSDSDESYAAMSEPRKDSLMDVLSALMLSEEFQGIMTSETVNTKSSDAGTGSDTPDMNGLAVGSIPQSSGSNTGSSRGSTLFWLALITSISVLIAINMGNSGLFNP from the exons ATGGTTTTGCAGTCGGCTTCCAGTGCTTCACCTCTCAACTCCTGTGATTTCTCACAGAAAAGCCTCGTCTTACCTTCAATTTCCCAGTCACACCGCAAGAGGCGAGAGAGAATAGTTCTAATTAAAAATGCAAGATGGGTTCTCCGTCAAGCTCAAGCCTGCATCAATGGCGGGAATGCCCAGCACCACCATTTGGGTGCAGCCACCCTAAGGGGCGCCAATAACATCGTCTTGAAGAGATTTTCTGATGGCCGAGACTTGGATTATGCTTCTTTATCCAGGTTTGATGGCAGTAGTAACTACTATAATTCAGCTTTTGGGCAAGATCCTATTGTAGATAAGTTGAGGAGTCAACTGGGGGTGATTCACGCTATTCCCTCTCCAACTCAGATAAACAGTTCCATTTTTGGTCTATTTGCCTTCTTCTTTTTTGTGGGAGTTGGTTTTGATAAGCTGTGGACCTCAAGAAAGAGGAACAGTGGCAGCAAGCCAGAGAATTGGCCGCAGGTGCCGACTACCCTGTCAATGCTTCTTGAGAAGGATTTGCAGAGGAAAGAGTCGGTAGAGTGGGTGAACATGGTGTTGGGGAAGCTTTGGAAAGTTTATAGGAGTGAGCTTGAGAATTGGATCATTGGTCTGCTGCAGCCAGTCATTGACAATCTCAAGAAACCAGATTATGTGCGGAGGGTTGAGATCAAGCAGTTCTCATTGGGTGATGAACCATTGTCTGTTCGGAGCGTGGAGCGCCGGACTTCTCGTCGTGATAATGACTTGCA GTATCTGATAGGCCTCCGCTACACTGGTGGTGCACGTATGCTCTTAAGTGTGTCACTTAAATTCGGAATAATTCCCATTGTTGTGCCAATTAGAGTGAGAGACTTCGACATAGATGGTGAATTGTGGGTCAAGCTACGATTGATTCCAACAGAGCCTTGGGTGGGGGCTGTTTCTTGGGCCTTTGCTTCTCTTCCAAGAATAAAGTTCGAGTTGTCACCGTTTCGCTTGTTCAACCTAATGG CAATTCCTGTCCTCTCAAT GTTTTTGACGAAACTGCTCACTGTGGATTTGCCTCAGCTATTTGTGCGACCAAAAAAGATTGTTCTTGATTTTGAGAAGGGAAAAGCTGTTGGGCCTGTTCCAAATGATTCAAAATCTGGAGAAATTAAAGAGAGAATTAATAACTTCGCTGGAGAATTGTCAGTGACTCTTCTAGATGCACACAAACTCTCTTACATATTCTATG GCAAAACAGACCCATATGTAATTTTAAGATTGGGAGATCAAGTAATACGAAGTAAGAGAAACAGCCTAACTACTGTCATTGGACCTCCTGGAGAGCCAATTTGGAATCAA GATTTTCATATGTTAGTTACAAACCCTAGGAAAGAAAAACTATGCATTGAAGTAAAGGACACCCTCGGAATCACAGATTTGACAGTTGGTACTGGAGAG GTTGACCTTGCATCACTGAAAGATACTGTTCCAGCAGACAGGATAGTGGTACTCCGAGGTTGGGGTCTGTTTGGAAAGGGGTCAGCTGGAGAAATTTTACTGCGATTGACTTACAAAGCATACGTTGAGGATGATGAAGATGAAAGGCTTGAGAAAGTCTTCATAGATACAGGGGCATCAAACTATGAGTTTTCTGATTCTGATGAATCATATGCTGCGATGTCTGAGCCGCGTAAAGATTCTTTAATGGATGTTCTATCAGCACTAATGTTAAGTGAGGAATTTCAAGGGATAATGACATCTGAAACAGTAAATACCAAGTCATCAGATGCTGGCACAGGTAGTGATACTCCAGACATGAATGGGCTTGCTGTTGGATCCATCCCACAAAGTTCTGGAAGTAATACCGGCAGTTCTAGAG GATCAACATTATTTTGGCTTGCTTTGATTACGAGTATTTCAGTACTTATAGCTATCAATATGGGCAACTCGGGTTTATTCAATCCTtga
- the LOC140806729 gene encoding uncharacterized protein yields MDGLKPILRQDVRVAGPTTYAVTVSRALAAEQDQRDINIERQGNIFIKRVSTKALINSGATHSFISESFASHLDVKSIGLDVNYSVTVPSGEELSATCVIIDIDLELHGHIVYADLIVLPIPEFDIILGMDWLTKNRVLIDFQKRSVLAWRLISKGCQAFLASIVSTPHIPTPSISDVPVVRDFPDIFSDDVTVLPPERKAVDGA; encoded by the exons atggatgggttGAAGCCGATCTTGCGTCAAGATGTCCGAGTAGCTGGTCCTACTACATATGCAGTTACCGTGTCTAGAGCGTTGGCGGCAGAACAGGATCAGAGGGATATCAATATCGaaaggcagg GAAATATCTTCATAAAGAGAGTATCCACAAAGGCTCTGATaaactcaggagccactcactcctttatctcAGAATCGTTCGCTAGTCATCTAGATGTCAAGtctattggactcgacgtgaacTATTCAgtaacagtcccatcaggggaagaattGTCAGCTACTTGTGTGATCATAGACATTGATCTGGAATTGCATGGCCATATAGTGTATGCCGATTTGATCGTCTTGCCGATTCCAGAAtttgacattattttgggaatggactggctaacAAAGAATAGAGtcctgattgattttcagaagaggtcagtgttG gcatgGAGACTTATttccaagggatgtcaggctttcttggccagtattGTTTCCACACCTCACATACCCACTCCGTCAATATCAgatgtgccagtagtcagagactttCCAGACATCTTTTCAGATGACGTCACAgttcttccaccagagagaaag GCAGTTGatggtgcatga